A stretch of the Tautonia marina genome encodes the following:
- a CDS encoding sialidase family protein: MRTSNCNRRANLQGPGLPMALLIAVWLGSPSQADDEKHAATAPSVLEHVVVYREPGRFAGWPANHGIWSWGDEVLVGFSRGYYKDLGDRHHIDREKPEDYLLARSLDGGKTWAVEVPQPPGALVGTSGMRHGVMPPGVPDETLIDLAEPIDFTHPDFAMTLRMADANGGVSRWYYSYDRGRTWRGPHPLPLFGQPGVMARTDYVVNGPRDCHIFATASKQSNGREGRPFCARTRDGGLTWEFLSFIGPEPDDGYAIMPGTVRVGPTDLVTTIRRRDSERSWIDAYASHDDGRSWTFLGEPEPSLGAGNPPSLVRLPDGRLALITAHRAEPYSIRARLSQDNGRTWSDLITLRDDGGGTDIGYVRSVVRPDGTILSVYYYHDRTGPDRYLAGTIWDPGKP, translated from the coding sequence ATGCGAACCAGCAACTGCAACCGTCGGGCAAACCTTCAAGGGCCAGGGCTGCCGATGGCCCTGCTGATCGCGGTCTGGCTCGGCTCGCCATCCCAGGCGGACGACGAGAAGCATGCGGCCACCGCGCCGAGCGTTCTCGAACATGTCGTCGTTTACCGAGAGCCGGGACGCTTCGCCGGCTGGCCGGCCAATCACGGCATCTGGTCGTGGGGCGATGAGGTGCTCGTCGGCTTCAGTCGGGGATACTACAAAGACCTGGGCGATCGCCACCACATCGACCGCGAGAAGCCCGAGGACTACCTGCTCGCCCGGAGCCTCGACGGCGGCAAAACCTGGGCGGTCGAGGTTCCCCAGCCTCCCGGAGCGCTCGTCGGCACTTCCGGGATGAGGCACGGCGTCATGCCTCCCGGCGTGCCCGACGAAACATTGATCGACCTGGCTGAGCCGATCGACTTCACCCACCCCGACTTTGCCATGACGCTCCGCATGGCCGACGCCAACGGCGGCGTCTCGCGATGGTATTACTCCTACGATCGCGGCCGAACGTGGCGAGGGCCGCATCCGTTACCCCTGTTCGGTCAGCCGGGGGTGATGGCCCGTACCGATTACGTCGTCAACGGCCCCCGCGATTGCCACATCTTCGCCACCGCCTCGAAGCAGTCGAACGGCCGAGAGGGCCGCCCCTTTTGTGCCCGGACACGAGACGGCGGCCTGACCTGGGAATTCCTTTCCTTCATCGGTCCCGAGCCCGATGACGGCTACGCCATCATGCCCGGCACCGTTCGCGTCGGCCCGACCGACCTGGTGACAACCATCCGCCGGCGCGATTCGGAGCGAAGCTGGATCGACGCCTACGCCTCACACGACGACGGCCGCTCATGGACCTTCCTCGGCGAGCCCGAACCCAGTCTCGGTGCCGGGAACCCGCCGAGCCTCGTCCGATTGCCCGACGGCCGACTCGCCCTCATCACCGCCCATCGTGCCGAGCCGTACAGCATCCGAGCCCGTCTGAGCCAGGACAACGGCCGGACCTGGTCCGACCTCATCACCCTCCGCGACGACGGGGGCGGCACCGACATCGGCTATGTCCGCTCGGTCGTCCGCCCCGACGGCACGATCCTCTCGGTCTACTACTATCACGACCGAACCGGCCCCGACCGCTACCTCGCCGGCACGATCTGGGACCCGGGAAAACCGTGA
- a CDS encoding carboxylate-amine ligase, whose protein sequence is MSFHLFERFGIELEYMIVDRETLAVRPIADRLLASVSPSGEPESEVDLGPISWSNELAAHVVELKTTEPVASLSGLAGQFQEHLGRMDAILAPMGACLLPTAMHPLMDPNTEAKLWPHDFGPIYRTFDRIFDCRGHGWSNLQSMHINLPFCGDEEFARLHAAIRLILPILPALAASSPIVEGRISGLLDTRLEFYRHNCRRVPEVTCRVIPEPAFSRAEYNRLIFEPMYAAIAPLDPEGILRHEWLNARGAIARFDRSAIEIRLLDVQECPRADLAIASLVVEAVRGLVEERWSSTETQRSIPVEVLEPIFLDCLRNGERARIDDPAYRDCFGLDVAIDAGGLWRRLFASLRTTTGLISEAEEPLELLLDRGPLARRILEAVGPEPDRSAIVRTYDTLGRCLLDDRLFR, encoded by the coding sequence ATGAGCTTTCATCTGTTCGAGCGATTCGGGATCGAACTGGAATACATGATTGTCGATCGGGAAACGCTCGCCGTCCGGCCGATCGCCGATCGTCTGCTGGCCAGTGTCAGCCCCTCGGGCGAACCCGAATCGGAGGTGGACCTCGGCCCGATCTCCTGGTCGAACGAACTGGCCGCGCACGTCGTCGAGCTGAAGACGACCGAGCCGGTGGCGTCGCTGTCGGGCCTCGCCGGGCAATTCCAGGAGCATCTCGGCCGCATGGATGCGATCCTCGCGCCGATGGGTGCCTGCCTCTTGCCCACGGCAATGCACCCCTTGATGGACCCGAACACCGAGGCGAAACTCTGGCCGCACGACTTCGGCCCGATCTATCGGACGTTCGACCGCATCTTTGACTGCCGGGGGCACGGCTGGTCGAATTTGCAGAGCATGCACATCAATTTGCCGTTCTGTGGCGATGAGGAGTTCGCCCGGCTTCACGCGGCGATCCGCCTGATCCTGCCGATCCTCCCGGCCCTGGCCGCCAGCTCGCCGATCGTCGAAGGGCGCATCAGCGGCCTGCTCGACACGCGTCTGGAATTCTACCGGCACAATTGCCGACGGGTTCCCGAAGTGACCTGCCGTGTGATTCCCGAGCCGGCCTTCTCGCGGGCCGAGTACAATCGCCTGATCTTCGAACCGATGTACGCCGCCATTGCCCCGCTCGATCCCGAAGGCATCCTCCGCCACGAGTGGCTCAACGCCCGAGGCGCGATCGCCCGGTTCGACCGCTCGGCAATCGAGATTCGCCTGCTCGACGTGCAGGAATGCCCAAGGGCCGACCTGGCCATCGCGTCGCTTGTGGTCGAAGCGGTGCGGGGACTGGTCGAGGAACGCTGGTCCTCAACCGAGACGCAACGATCAATTCCCGTCGAGGTGCTGGAACCGATCTTCCTTGATTGTCTCCGCAACGGCGAGCGAGCCCGGATTGACGATCCCGCGTATCGTGATTGCTTTGGACTCGACGTGGCGATCGACGCCGGAGGGCTCTGGCGACGGCTCTTCGCTTCGCTCCGAACCACGACGGGCTTGATCTCCGAAGCAGAGGAGCCGCTGGAACTGCTCCTCGATCGCGGCCCGCTCGCCCGGCGCATCCTCGAAGCCGTCGGTCCCGAGCCCGACCGTTCGGCGATCGTCAGGACCTATGACACCCTTGGCCGATGCCTCCTCGACGACCGGCTCTTTCGTTGA
- a CDS encoding RimK family protein yields MPTLIVTDNTTDWPSELPEVEVVDAWSYLTGDRFAGLRNARLFNLCKSYRYQSAGYYVSLLAEARGHRPLPSITTIQDMKSPAMVRLLGEDLDDRIQKDLHPLQSDAFTLSVYFGRNLAKRYDTLSRHLFDSFRAPMLRAQFKKIDDRWQLRSVAAIGAREVPEPHWPFVAEAAREFFAGRRGSIRRRAASRYDLAILRNPKEAEPPSDEKALQRLTRAAEAVGLAVEVIGPEDYGRIAEFDALFIRETTAPNHHTYRFARRAAGEGLVVIDDPESIVRCSNKVYLAELLKHHNIPAPKTLVAHEENVDEVLEQIGLPCVLKQPDSSFSRGVIKVETPEALRDELARFWKESDLVVAQEYLPTTFDWRIGILDGQPLFACKYFMARKHWQIIKRDASGKSSYGKFETVPVELAPRKAVRLATRAAELIGDGLYGVDVKQSGDQFTVIEVNDNPNIEAGVEDAVLRDDLYRRLADVFLRRIERRKAGYGGGNSRP; encoded by the coding sequence GTGCCGACGCTCATCGTAACCGACAACACCACGGACTGGCCCTCCGAGCTGCCCGAGGTCGAGGTCGTCGATGCCTGGTCGTACCTGACCGGCGATCGATTCGCCGGGCTCCGTAACGCCAGGCTGTTTAATCTGTGCAAATCGTATCGCTATCAAAGTGCCGGGTATTATGTCTCGCTCCTGGCCGAGGCGCGGGGGCATCGGCCCTTGCCCTCGATCACAACGATTCAGGATATGAAATCCCCCGCGATGGTTCGGTTGCTGGGGGAAGATCTTGACGACCGCATTCAAAAAGACTTGCATCCGTTGCAGTCTGACGCGTTCACCCTGAGCGTCTACTTCGGCCGCAACCTGGCCAAGCGGTACGACACACTGAGCCGCCACCTGTTCGATTCCTTTCGAGCCCCCATGCTGCGGGCCCAGTTCAAGAAGATCGACGACCGCTGGCAGCTTCGGAGCGTGGCGGCGATCGGGGCTCGGGAGGTTCCCGAGCCGCACTGGCCGTTCGTCGCCGAGGCGGCCCGCGAGTTTTTCGCCGGCCGAAGGGGGTCGATCCGCCGCCGGGCGGCCTCGCGCTACGACCTGGCGATTCTCCGGAATCCGAAAGAGGCCGAGCCCCCCTCCGATGAGAAGGCGCTGCAGCGATTGACCCGAGCGGCCGAGGCGGTGGGCCTGGCCGTTGAGGTCATCGGCCCCGAAGATTACGGCAGGATCGCCGAGTTCGACGCCCTGTTCATCCGTGAGACGACCGCGCCGAACCACCACACCTACCGCTTCGCCCGACGCGCCGCCGGCGAAGGACTGGTGGTGATCGACGATCCCGAGTCGATCGTCCGCTGCTCGAACAAAGTCTATCTCGCCGAACTGCTCAAGCACCACAACATCCCGGCCCCGAAAACGCTGGTCGCCCACGAGGAGAACGTGGACGAGGTGCTCGAACAAATCGGCCTCCCCTGCGTCCTGAAACAGCCGGACAGCTCGTTCTCGCGAGGGGTCATCAAGGTCGAAACGCCTGAAGCCCTGCGCGACGAGCTGGCAAGGTTCTGGAAAGAATCCGATCTTGTGGTCGCGCAGGAGTATCTGCCCACGACGTTCGACTGGCGCATTGGCATTCTCGATGGCCAACCCTTATTCGCGTGCAAGTATTTCATGGCGCGAAAGCATTGGCAGATTATCAAGCGCGATGCCTCGGGCAAGAGTTCCTACGGCAAGTTTGAAACCGTGCCGGTGGAACTGGCCCCACGCAAGGCCGTTCGCCTGGCAACCCGAGCCGCCGAGCTGATCGGCGACGGACTTTACGGCGTGGACGTGAAGCAATCGGGCGATCAGTTCACGGTCATCGAGGTCAACGACAACCCGAACATTGAGGCGGGAGTCGAGGACGCGGTCCTCCGCGACGACCTGTATCGTCGTCTGGCCGATGTCTTCCTTCGCCGAATCGAGCGCCGCAAGGCCGGCTACGGCGGGGGGAATTCCCGACCATGA
- a CDS encoding C39 family peptidase, whose product METRLTFEIQPQPDDVTCGPTCLDAVYSYFGDEIPLEQVIREIPQLEGGGTLAVLLGNHALKRGYEATLYTYDLRTFDPTWFTPEAPHLAEKLKAQAAIKENAKLRIATGAYLEFLRLGGRIRMRDLNGALIRHYLERQVPILTGLSATYLYRMPREFGPKSDHDDIRGEPAGHFVVLCGYDHKTRDVMLADPLWPNPLAADHYYVQGMDRVLSAIMLGIVTYDANLLIVRPRRAGR is encoded by the coding sequence GTGGAAACGCGCCTGACGTTTGAGATCCAGCCGCAGCCCGACGACGTAACGTGCGGGCCGACGTGCCTTGATGCCGTCTACAGCTACTTCGGCGACGAGATTCCCCTGGAGCAGGTCATCCGGGAAATTCCGCAGCTCGAAGGCGGGGGGACTCTGGCTGTCCTGCTCGGCAATCATGCGCTGAAGCGGGGTTATGAGGCGACGCTCTACACCTACGACCTGCGCACCTTCGACCCCACCTGGTTCACACCCGAAGCTCCCCACCTGGCCGAGAAACTGAAGGCCCAGGCGGCGATCAAGGAGAACGCAAAGCTGCGGATTGCCACCGGGGCCTATCTGGAGTTCCTTCGCCTTGGCGGACGCATCCGGATGCGCGACCTGAACGGGGCCTTGATCCGGCACTATCTGGAACGCCAGGTGCCGATCCTCACCGGCCTCTCGGCGACGTACCTGTACCGGATGCCCCGCGAGTTCGGCCCGAAGTCGGACCACGACGACATCCGAGGCGAACCGGCCGGGCACTTCGTCGTTCTTTGCGGATATGACCATAAGACGCGAGACGTCATGCTGGCCGACCCGCTCTGGCCCAACCCGCTGGCAGCCGACCATTATTACGTGCAAGGGATGGACCGGGTGCTCTCGGCCATTATGCTCGGGATCGTGACATACGACGCCAACCTGCTCATCGTCCGGCCCCGGCGCGCCGGCCGCTGA